The Amycolatopsis sp. DG1A-15b genome contains the following window.
GGCGATCCGCTCGCTGCAGGCGGCCGGCCTCGAGGTCGGCACCATCCAGGACGTGACCCCGCAGCCTCACAACGGCTGCCGCCCGCCCAAGCGGCGCCGGGTCTGAGGAACGGGGAGGAGTAAGAAGAAATGGCTCGTTACACCGGCCCCGCGACGCGTATTTCGCGTCGCCTCAAGGTTGACCTCATCGGCGGCGACCAGGCTTTCGAGCGTCGCCCCTACCCGCCGGGCCAGCACGGCCGCGGGCGCATCAAGGAGTCCGAGTACCTCCTGCAGTCGCAGGAGAAGCAGAAGGCTCGCTACACCTACGGCGTTCTCGAGCGTCAGTTCGTCCGGTACTACAAGGAAGCCGTCCGGCGTCCGGGCAAGACCGGTGAGAACCTGCTCCAGATCCTCGAGTCCCGCCTGGACAACGTGATCTACCGCGCCGGCATCGCCCGCACCCGCCGTCAGGCGCGTCAGCTGGTGAGCCACGGCCACTTCCTGGTCAACGGCAAGAAGGTGAACGTCCCGTCGTTCCAGGTCACCAAGTGGGACATCATCGACGTGCGGCCGAAGTCGTTCTCGATGCTGCCCTTCGTCGTGGCCAAGGAGTCCTTCGGCGACCGCCCGATCCCGGCGTGGCTGCAGGTCGTCCAGTCCAACCTCCGCGTGCTGGTCCACCAGCTGCCGGAGCGTGCGCAGATCGACGTTCCGGTTCAGGAACAGCTGATCGTCGAGCTTTACTCGAAGTAGTCCGGCCCTGGCTGGAGTACGGGCGGCGGCGCAACAGGTGCGCCGCCGCCGCGCCATCCCTTCGACGTCATATGGCGGGCGTCGTCTGGAAAGGAATTAGGAAGAAATGCTGATTTCCCAGCGGCCGGCTCTCGGCGAAGAGACGGTCAACGAGACCCGCTCCCGGTTCACCATCGAACCGCTGGAGCCCGGCTTCGGCTACACGCTCGGCAACTCGCTGCGTCGTACGCTGCTGTCGTCCATCCCGGGCGCGGCCGTGACGAGCATCCGCATCGACGGCGTGCTGCACGAGTTCACCACCGTTCCCGGGGTGAAGGAAGACGTCACCGACATCATCCTGAACCTCAAGGAGCTCGTGGTGTCCTCGGAAGAGGACGAGCCGGTCACCATGTACCTGCGCAAGCAGGGCCCCGGTGAGGTCACGGCGGCCGACATCGTGCCGCCGGCGGGTGTCACCGTGCACAACCCGGATCTGCACATCGCGTCGCTGAACGGCAAGGGCAAGCTCGAGATCGAGCTCGTCGTCGAGCGCGGCCGCGGTTACGTTCCGGCCCTGCAGAACAAGCAGGCGGGCGCGGAGATCGGCCGGATCCCGGTCGACTCGATCTACTCGCCGGTGCTCAAGGTGACCTACAAGGTCGAGGCCACCCGTGTCGAGCAGCGCACCGACTTCGACAAGCTGATCCTGGACGTCGAGACCAAGCCGTCGATCACGCCGCGCGACGCGGTCGCGTCGGCCGGCAAGACGCTGGTGGAGCTGTTCGGTCTCGCTCGCGAGCTGAACGTCGACGCCGAGGGCATCGAGATCGGCCCGTCGCCGCAGGAGGCGGACACCATCGCCGCCTACGCGATGCCGATCGAGGACCTGGACCTCACCGTCCGGTCGTACAACTGCCTCAAGCGCGAGGGCATCCACACGGTGGGCGAGCTCGTCTCGCGCAGCGAGGCGGACCTGCTCGACATCCGCAACTTCGGCGCCAAGTCGATCGACGAGGTCAAGCTCAAGCTCGTCGGCCTCGGCCTCGCGCTGAAGGACAGCCCGCCCGGGTTCGACCCGACCGCGGCGGCCGCCAGCTACGACGGTGAAGGCTGGTCGGAGGGTGTCGGTGGCATCGCCGACGGGATTTCGGACGGCCACGACGATGGCCAGGACTACGCAGAGACCGAGCAGCTCTAGGGCTCTGTGCCTGGACGCTGCGAGCTGAACTAGTAGGAGAACCAATGCCCACCCCTACCAAGGGAGCCCGGCTCGGCGGGTCGTCCGCGCACGAGCGGCTGATCCTGGCCAACTTGGCCACGCAGCTGTTCGAGCACGGCAAGATCACGACCACCGAGGCGAAGGCCCGCCGGGTCCGCCCGCTGGCCGAGAAGCTGATCACGAAGGCGAAGCGGGGCGACCTGCACAACCGCCGTCAGGTGCAGAAGGTCGTCCGTGACAAGGACGTCGTGCACAAGCTGTTCGCCGAGATCGGTCCGCACTTCGCGGAGCGTCCCGGTGGCTACACCCGGATCACCAAGACGATGGCGCGCAAGGGCGACAACGCCGCCATGGCCGTCATCGAGCTGGTGTCCGAGAAGACCGTGACGTCCGAGGCCGAGCGCGCTCGCAAGACGAAGTTCGCCAAGGACGAGAAGGCCGCCGCTCCGGTTGCCGAGGAGACCACCTCGACCGAGGAGACCCCCGAGGCTCCGGCCGAGGAGGCCAAGGCCGAGGACACCACCGCCGAGACCGAAGCCCCGGCTTCGGAAGACGCGGACGCCAAGAAGGACTGACGTCCTGACGGCCGATTCGACACCGGACGAGCCCGCCACTCCCCCCGGGGAGGGCGGGCTCGTTCGTCTGCGCCTGGACGTCTCCTACGACGGCACGGACTTCTCGGGCTGGGCCCGCCAGCCGGGCCGCCGGACGGTCCAGGCGCTCCTGGAGGAGGCCCTGCAGCGGCAGCCGCCGGGGGCCGCGGTGCCGAAGTCCGTCGTCGTGGCGGGCCGTACGGACGCCGGTGTGCACGCGACGGGCCAGGTGGTGCACGTCGACGTCGTGCCGCTCGCTCCGGGCACCTCCGGCCGCGTCCCGGTCTCCGCCGAAGGCATCCCGGACCTGACCCGGATGGTGGGCCGCTGGAACCGCCTGCTGCCGGGCGATGTGCGCGTGCTGGGCGCCCGGGTCGCTCCCGAGGGCTTCGACGCCCGGTTCTCCGCGGTGCGGCGGCACTACCGCTACCGCGTCTCGGACGCCCCGTGGGGCGTGGACCCGTTGCGCCGCCACGACACGCTGGCCTGGAACCGTCCACTCTCGACGGACGCGATGAATGCCGCGGCCGGGGAGCTCCTGGGTCTCCACGACTTCGCGGCGTACTGCAAGCAGCGTGACACGGGCACGACGATCCGCGAGCTGCAGCGCCTGGAGTGGGCGCGGGTGGACGAGCACCTGCTGGAGGTCCGGGTCTCGGCGGACGCGTTCTGCCACTCGATGGTCCGCAGCCTGGTGGGCGTGCTCCTCCTGGTGGGCGACGGCCGCCGCACCGACGCGTGGCCCGCGAAGGTCCTGGAGAGCGGCATCCGCGACAGCGCGGTGGCCCCGGCCCACGGCCTGACGCTCCTGGGCGTGGACTACCCGCCGGACGAGGAACTCGCGGCGCGGGCCGAGCAGACGAGGAACGTCCGCACTTCCCCCTGACGAACGCAAAGCGGGTGGCTCCCCGAGGGGAACCACCCGCTTTCGCCGGTCCGGAAAGGACGTCAGTCGCCGCGGCGCACCGGGCCGAGGAGCTGCTGCTCCTTGCCCGTCGTCACCAGCCGCAGCGGACGCCAGAGGTTGCGGCCCAGGGCCACCACCTGATCGTCCTTCAACGTCGTCAGCTGGCGCATCATCTGGGGCGGCAGGCGCCAGATGCGGGCCGCCAGCTCGGCCTGTCCGGCCGGGAGGCGCTGCATCAGCACCAGGTCCGCCGCGTTGGCCGTCGCGCCCGCCTGCGGGTGCAGGTACGGGAGCACGTAGACCGTCGTCTGCCAGGGCGAGCGGGGCGGGAACAGGTCCTGCGGCGTCGGGCCGCCGTCGGTCACCACCAGCAGCGGCGCGTCCTCCGACGGCCGCGGCAGCTCGACCGGCGACAGCCGGCGGATCTGCACCAGCGGCGACGGCCGCCCGTCGCGGCTGCCGGCCGCCCGGGAGAGCACCTGCCACTCGGTCGGGCGCCCGGTGGCGACGACGACCCACGCGCCGACCGCCATCGCGCGCATGGCGACCTGGCGGGCCAGGTAGAGCCCGCCCACCAGCACGATCCGGGTGGGGGTCGAGCGCAGCGCCGAGATCGTCAGCGGCTCGCCCTTGAGGCCCGAGCCGAGCACGATGCCGCCGCGGTCACCCGAGGGGCTGATCGCGTCGAGCATCGCGGGGTCCACCGTGAACTCCGGCGCCACGCCGCTGTTCTGCCCGGCGTCACGGACGCGGGAAGTCATGCTGTGCCTCCGATCGGCAAGGTCGCGGCGAACGCGGAGACCTGCAGGCCGCGCAGCGGCGTCAGGTCCACCCCCAGCCGCTCGGACAGCCCCTGCAGCCGCTGGTCGGCGGCGTCGAGCTCACGCGGGTTCCGCGCGCTCAGCCGGACCACGCCGCGCAGCCCGATCTTGCCCTCGTCGGACGCCGGGGAAATCGACATCGCGAGCGTCGCCGACAGCGCGCGGACGCTCGTCAACGCGTTCAGGCTGTTGGTGACCTTGCCCTTCGGCCAGCCGGTGATGGCGTAGCTCGCGTGCCCGATGCCGGCCGCGGTCACGCCGGACCAGCGTTCCTGCAGCGTCACCTTGGTGGGTGACCCGGCCACCGACGTCAGCTCCGCGGCGGAAATGCCCGCCCGCAGCAGCTCGTCCGGGTCGAGCGGCCGCGTCGGCACGCCCTGGGACTCCAGCGCGTTGCGGACCCGCGACAGCGCCCCGATCAGGGCGCGGTGGGCGCCGACGACGCCGCCGCCGCGCTCCCGGATCGCCGCCGGGCACCGCCGCGGGTCGAGCCGGATCGCCACCCACGTCGTGCGCCGGGCCGCCGCGGGCAGGGGCCCCAGCACCTCCATGTAGGAGCTCAGCGCGGGCGAATCCGACGGCAGCGCCGCGCTGCCCGGGTAGCAGTGCCAGATCATCTGGATCGAGTCGAGGACCACGCCGCGGTCTTCGAGGCAGGGCGCCAGCGCCGACAGCGGCAGGCTCGGCGCGCCGTCGGCCTGGGTGATCAACGCCGGCGCCGGCTCGACGAGCAGCACCGCCGTCCACGTGCCGTCGTTCCAGGCGAGCCCGACCTGCTGGCGCTCGTGGTCGACGCCGTGGGCGACGACGAGGTCCGGCACGGCGATGCGGAGCAGGTTCACGCGGGCGTCGTCGGGGCCGGTGACCGTGGTCTCTTCGGCGGTCATGGCTTCGACGGTGCTCGGCGGCAGCGGGTCCGCGACCCGGTCGTGCGAGCGGAAGGTGTAGCGCAGCGTCAGGCCGACCCACTGGGTGAACCAGCGGCCGCGCCAGCGCAGCAGCGCGACGATGAGGGCGAAGCCGGCGATGCCGATGCCGACGTACTTGAGCGACATGTCGATCGCGAGCAGGACCAGGCCGATCGCGAGGCCGACTTCGAGCACGACGAGGTTGGCCACGGGCAGCGGGCCGAGGGTGACGCCGGCGGACCGCCGCCGCGCCGGTGGGGCCACCCGCGCCGGGCCGGGCGGGGGAGTGGCGGGACCGCTGTCGTCGGGCCCCTGAGGGCCGCCGGGCCCACCCGGGCCGCCGGGGCCACCCGGTCCACCGCCGCCAGGGCCACCGGGGCCGCCGCCGCCAGGACCACCAGGGCCACCAGGGCCACTGGGGCCGCCGGGACGTCCTGCGGGTCCGCCGGGACCGGGTCCGCCGGGACCGCGCGGGGGCATGCCAGGGCCGCCGGGAGCACCGGGACCGCCACCGGGTCCACCGGGCACGCCACCGGGTCCGCCTGGGCCACCGGGCACGCCACCGGGTCCGCCGGGGCCGCCGGGAACGCCACCGGGGCCGCCGGGACCTCCGGGTCTGCCCGGCCGCGGCGGCGGGCCCGGCGGACGGCCACCGGGCGGCGGGGGCCCGGGCGGGCCAGGCGGACGTGGAGGAGTGGTGACGGACATCCGCGCTTTCTCTTCCCCTCGTGCTTGCTGCGTACCCGGAAGCCGGGTCCCGGGGAGCCCGACACTAGCTTGAGTTGGTAGAAACCCCACACCAGACGGTCCCCGTACGGCTATCCTGCGGAACCGTACCGCGACGGGGAGAGCTGTAGGTCGAGAATGCCATCAACACCCACGACTAAGTCTCAGGTCCAGGCGTATCAGTTCGTCCTACGGCGGATGCAGTCGGCGCTGGTCCGGCGGGACGCCGTGATGCTGCACGACCCGATGCGCACCCACACGCGGGCCACGATCGTGGGGGTGGTGCTGGGCGCGCTCGGCATGATCGTGTTCGTCGTCTGGGGCCTGCTCAGCCCGGCGCCGTCGGTGCCCGAGGCCGGGAACATCGTGATCGGCGAGCAGTCCGGCACGGTCTACGTGGTGACGGGCAACCCGAAGAAGCTGATCCCCACGTTCAACCTCGCGTCGGCGCGGCTCCTTCTGCTGGCCCAGCAGAAGAACTCCGCCGCGGGCGCCGGTGGCGCGACCGCCGCGCCCGCTCCCGCCCCGGCGAGCCCGGCGGCTGTGAAGAATCCCACGGTCGTTTCCGATGAGCAGCTCAAGGACATTCCGCGCGACAAACTGACCGGAATTCCGGACGGTCCGCAGCTGATCCCGACGGATTCCCAGCGAATTTCGCCCAATTGGGCCGTCTGTGACCAGGTTCAGCTGGAACCGTCGCTGCCGAACCCGGACACCGGCCGGACCAACACCTACGTTTTCGGCGGCATCGCGCCGAGCGGCCTGGGCACGGAGCTGCGCGAAAACGAGGCGTTGCTGGCGAAGGCCGACAACGGGAAGACCTACCTCGTGTACCGGCTGCCGAGCTCCCGGAACCGGCCGAACGCGAACACCGTGCGCGCCGAGATCGACGTTGACAACCCGAACGACGCCGTCCGGACGGCGCTGCAGCTGCCGCCGACGCCGCGGAAGATCACGCAGGGGCTGCTCAACGCGATCCCCGAGGTTGCGAAGCTGACGCCGCCGAAGATCCAGAACGGCGCGCCCCCGGCGGACTTCGACGGCCTGACCGCGGGCGACGTCTTCGCCACGCAGCAGGCCGGCGAGACGACGCTGAACTACTGGGCGATCACCCGCACCGGCATCCAGCGGGTGTCCAACGCCGTCGCCGACATCATCCGCGTCGCGAAGAACGGCAGCTCCGGCCGGATCCAGACGCTGGGTCTCGACAAGCTCGCCGGGGTGCACACCATGCAGCCGACGGACCCCGGCTACATCCCGGTCGACGACTTCCCGCGCTCGGTGCCGACGGTCCTCGACGCGACGAAGAACTCGTCGGTCGCGTGCCTGGGCTGGTCGCTGGCGGGGTCCGGCCCCGACCAGGACGCGCACACCTCGGTGTACGTCGACACGCAGCTGCCCGGCCAGAAGAGCGCCGGCGAAAAGTTCGCCCCAATGACGGTGACCACCCTGGGCCCGAACCGGGTGCCGCTCAACGGCTTCTACCTCAAGCCCGGGTTCGCCGCGGTCGTCCAGTCCGCCACCGGCAAGGCCAGCTTCGGCAAGGGCCAGATCCAGCTGATCTCCGACCGGGGCGTCCGCTACAGCGTCCCGGACGCCCAGACCGCGGACGCGATCGGCATGAACAACCGGCAGCCGGCGCCCGAGTCGATCATCGGGCTGCTGCCGACCGGGGCGTCGCTGAACACCCAGGACGTGCTGCGCCAGTTCGACGCGGTGCCGATCGACCCGAACGCCGGCGCGTACCCGACCACGACCCCGCCGCCGGGGAACTGAGCGGAACCGCCGGGCCGCGGCGGGCGTCCCACGCTCGAAGGTCTTTCTCGTGAGCGGAGGTGCCGTGGCCGGCTTGAGGATGGACGGCGTCGTCGTCGCCCGGTACGCCGAGACGGCCGAGGCCGCCGCGGCCGACCTGGACGCGGCGGCGGCCGAGGTCGGCGGGGACGTCACCGCGGAGTCCTACGGGGCACTGGGCGCGCAGATCGGCCTCGGCGAGTCCTACGGCCGCGCGTCCGGGGCGTTGCGGCGGCAGCTGGCCGACGGCGCCGAGGCGCTGCGTTCGGCCGCGGAGGCGCTGCGGCAGGTGGCGGTCCGCCACGGCGGGCAGGACGCGGAAGCCGCGGAGCTGATCAAGCGGGCCGGAAGGCTCGACGGATGAGGGCCGAGAGCGACCCCCTGGTGGCTTCGGTGCCGGTGCCCGCGGGTGAGGACATCACGGCGGCGGCCGAGCCGTACCTGGCGTACCTCACGGATCTGGCGCGGCAGCTGGGCGTGCTCGACCCGGTCGAGACGTACTTCCGCCCGCTGCTCGGCCGCTGGGCCGACCTCGGCGCCGAAGCGGACAGCCTGCGCCAGGCGGCCTCCGTCGCGGCCGAGGTTTCGGCCCGCCTCGACGGCGAGCTCGGCCGGCTCGACGCGGGCTGGGAGGGCCGGGACGCGGACTCGTTCGTCACGTACATCCGCGCGGTCGGCGCGGCGGGCGGCGACCTCCACGAGGCGCTCGACACCCTGGCCGGTGCGCTGGACGAGATGGTGACGACGCTGCGGCAAGTGGTCGTCGACCTCGTCGAGGTGCTGGTGGACGCGGCGGAGCTGACGTCGGAGACGATGCTGCTGCCGTCCGGCGGCCCCAAGCGCGCGCGGGCCCAGCTGCAGGAGACGCAGGATTCGGCGAAGGCGCTGCACGAGACCGCGCGCGACGTCATGGAGGCGTTCGACCGGCTGTGCGACGGCGTCGACGACCCGGACGCTGCGTCCCGCACCATCGAGATCCGGCACCGGTACCCGCCGGAGCGCTTCAAGCTGCACGACGACGCCCTGAACGATGCGGGCGAGCAGGCCACGGACGCGGCTTCGTCGCCGCCCTCGGGCGACGAATCCACGACGCCGTCCTCGGCCGACGAGGTCATGACGCCGTCCTCGGCCGCGGGCCCGGCGGAGGGACGGCACACCGGCGCGGGCACCCTCGACCCCGCCCAGCCCGCCGACGCCGCCGCCCCGCAGGCCCCGCAGGCCCCGCCCGCGGAGCAGGACCACAGCACGTCGGGTGGGGTCCCGATGATGCCGATGATGGGCTTCGGGGCGTTCGGCTCGGGCGGGCAGGCTCGCCGCCCGTCGAAGACCCGCCCGGTCACGAAGTCGTCCGACCTGCTGGGCGAGCCCGGCCTGGTCGCACCCCCGGTGATCGGCGAGGACGAGAACCCGCAGCCGAAGAAACCACCGGCCCCGCCCGCGACCTGACCTCGGCCGGAACGGGATCCCGTTCCGGCCAGGGGGTCAGCGTCGGGTGTCGGTTTCGGCCGGGCGGTTGCGGCGGATCGTGTGCATCACGAACAACGTGATCAGCAGGGCGAGCACGCCGCCCGCCGTGCCGGCCAGCGCCACGATCACCGGGGTCGAGCTGTGGTCGTTCGCCGGGGGGAGCTGGGCCAGCTGCGGGGCGGGGGGCGGTGCCTGGTTCCCGACCTCCGACGGCAGGACCTGGGTCAGCGCCGCCACCGGGTCGATGACCCCGTAGCCGACGAAGTTGTCGCGGCCGCCCGGCGCCGCCGGGTGCTGGGCCGTCTCCTTGATCCGGTTGACGATGCCCTTGGCGTCGAGCTTCGGGTACTTCGCCTTGACCAGTGCCGCCAGGCCCGCCACGTACGGAGCCGCGAAGCTCGTGCCCTGGATTTC
Protein-coding sequences here:
- the rpsD gene encoding 30S ribosomal protein S4 → MARYTGPATRISRRLKVDLIGGDQAFERRPYPPGQHGRGRIKESEYLLQSQEKQKARYTYGVLERQFVRYYKEAVRRPGKTGENLLQILESRLDNVIYRAGIARTRRQARQLVSHGHFLVNGKKVNVPSFQVTKWDIIDVRPKSFSMLPFVVAKESFGDRPIPAWLQVVQSNLRVLVHQLPERAQIDVPVQEQLIVELYSK
- a CDS encoding DNA-directed RNA polymerase subunit alpha, with amino-acid sequence MLISQRPALGEETVNETRSRFTIEPLEPGFGYTLGNSLRRTLLSSIPGAAVTSIRIDGVLHEFTTVPGVKEDVTDIILNLKELVVSSEEDEPVTMYLRKQGPGEVTAADIVPPAGVTVHNPDLHIASLNGKGKLEIELVVERGRGYVPALQNKQAGAEIGRIPVDSIYSPVLKVTYKVEATRVEQRTDFDKLILDVETKPSITPRDAVASAGKTLVELFGLARELNVDAEGIEIGPSPQEADTIAAYAMPIEDLDLTVRSYNCLKREGIHTVGELVSRSEADLLDIRNFGAKSIDEVKLKLVGLGLALKDSPPGFDPTAAAASYDGEGWSEGVGGIADGISDGHDDGQDYAETEQL
- the rplQ gene encoding 50S ribosomal protein L17, translating into MPTPTKGARLGGSSAHERLILANLATQLFEHGKITTTEAKARRVRPLAEKLITKAKRGDLHNRRQVQKVVRDKDVVHKLFAEIGPHFAERPGGYTRITKTMARKGDNAAMAVIELVSEKTVTSEAERARKTKFAKDEKAAAPVAEETTSTEETPEAPAEEAKAEDTTAETEAPASEDADAKKD
- the truA gene encoding tRNA pseudouridine(38-40) synthase TruA; this translates as MDVSYDGTDFSGWARQPGRRTVQALLEEALQRQPPGAAVPKSVVVAGRTDAGVHATGQVVHVDVVPLAPGTSGRVPVSAEGIPDLTRMVGRWNRLLPGDVRVLGARVAPEGFDARFSAVRRHYRYRVSDAPWGVDPLRRHDTLAWNRPLSTDAMNAAAGELLGLHDFAAYCKQRDTGTTIRELQRLEWARVDEHLLEVRVSADAFCHSMVRSLVGVLLLVGDGRRTDAWPAKVLESGIRDSAVAPAHGLTLLGVDYPPDEELAARAEQTRNVRTSP
- the eccE gene encoding type VII secretion protein EccE, coding for MANLVVLEVGLAIGLVLLAIDMSLKYVGIGIAGFALIVALLRWRGRWFTQWVGLTLRYTFRSHDRVADPLPPSTVEAMTAEETTVTGPDDARVNLLRIAVPDLVVAHGVDHERQQVGLAWNDGTWTAVLLVEPAPALITQADGAPSLPLSALAPCLEDRGVVLDSIQMIWHCYPGSAALPSDSPALSSYMEVLGPLPAAARRTTWVAIRLDPRRCPAAIRERGGGVVGAHRALIGALSRVRNALESQGVPTRPLDPDELLRAGISAAELTSVAGSPTKVTLQERWSGVTAAGIGHASYAITGWPKGKVTNSLNALTSVRALSATLAMSISPASDEGKIGLRGVVRLSARNPRELDAADQRLQGLSERLGVDLTPLRGLQVSAFAATLPIGGTA
- the eccB gene encoding type VII secretion protein EccB; this translates as MPSTPTTKSQVQAYQFVLRRMQSALVRRDAVMLHDPMRTHTRATIVGVVLGALGMIVFVVWGLLSPAPSVPEAGNIVIGEQSGTVYVVTGNPKKLIPTFNLASARLLLLAQQKNSAAGAGGATAAPAPAPASPAAVKNPTVVSDEQLKDIPRDKLTGIPDGPQLIPTDSQRISPNWAVCDQVQLEPSLPNPDTGRTNTYVFGGIAPSGLGTELRENEALLAKADNGKTYLVYRLPSSRNRPNANTVRAEIDVDNPNDAVRTALQLPPTPRKITQGLLNAIPEVAKLTPPKIQNGAPPADFDGLTAGDVFATQQAGETTLNYWAITRTGIQRVSNAVADIIRVAKNGSSGRIQTLGLDKLAGVHTMQPTDPGYIPVDDFPRSVPTVLDATKNSSVACLGWSLAGSGPDQDAHTSVYVDTQLPGQKSAGEKFAPMTVTTLGPNRVPLNGFYLKPGFAAVVQSATGKASFGKGQIQLISDRGVRYSVPDAQTADAIGMNNRQPAPESIIGLLPTGASLNTQDVLRQFDAVPIDPNAGAYPTTTPPPGN
- a CDS encoding endo-1,4-beta-glucanase, with protein sequence MRAESDPLVASVPVPAGEDITAAAEPYLAYLTDLARQLGVLDPVETYFRPLLGRWADLGAEADSLRQAASVAAEVSARLDGELGRLDAGWEGRDADSFVTYIRAVGAAGGDLHEALDTLAGALDEMVTTLRQVVVDLVEVLVDAAELTSETMLLPSGGPKRARAQLQETQDSAKALHETARDVMEAFDRLCDGVDDPDAASRTIEIRHRYPPERFKLHDDALNDAGEQATDAASSPPSGDESTTPSSADEVMTPSSAAGPAEGRHTGAGTLDPAQPADAAAPQAPQAPPAEQDHSTSGGVPMMPMMGFGAFGSGGQARRPSKTRPVTKSSDLLGEPGLVAPPVIGEDENPQPKKPPAPPAT